In the Alkalibacter saccharofermentans DSM 14828 genome, one interval contains:
- the cimA gene encoding citramalate synthase yields MSRKIEIFDSTLRDGAQGSGISFSLDDKIKITLELDSLGVDYIEAGNPGSNQKDREYFEKINTMKLENSKLVAFGSTRRKNSNAAEDQNVNNLLIANTPAISIFGKSWDYHVTDVLGTTLEENLNMIADTISYMVSKEKEVIFDAEHFFDGYKNNPEYALSTLRAAVDAGARALVLCDTNGGAFPDEIYEITKKVIEEFGVDVGIHCHNDGGMAVANSIMSVEAGANQVQGTFLGIGERCGNANLSTIVPNLQIKRGYDCIPEENLQNLTTAARYIAEISNLTLDHSMPYVGNNAFAHKGGMHVDGIIKAKGSFEHIDPELVGNDRKFIMSEVSGKNTIISRIKKVDPSLTKDSPETKEILDLLKRLEHEGYQFEGAEASFDLVIRKHLGRYTPFFILDHYKIIEEEKQGEDDCTASALIKVIVKGREEMTAAEGNGPVNAIDKAIRKALEVFYENLKDFHLVDFKVRVLDGANTAAKVRVLIDSTDGQEFWSTIGVSTNIIEASVGALVDSIEYKLIKDLEQK; encoded by the coding sequence ATGAGCAGGAAAATAGAAATATTTGACTCGACATTGAGAGACGGAGCCCAAGGAAGCGGAATAAGCTTTTCTTTAGATGACAAAATCAAGATAACCTTGGAGCTTGACAGCCTGGGGGTTGACTACATAGAGGCGGGTAATCCGGGTTCCAATCAAAAAGATAGGGAATACTTCGAAAAGATAAACACCATGAAGCTTGAAAACTCCAAGCTCGTAGCATTTGGAAGCACAAGAAGGAAAAACTCTAATGCTGCTGAGGATCAAAACGTCAATAATCTGCTTATTGCAAATACTCCTGCCATCAGCATATTCGGCAAATCCTGGGACTATCACGTTACTGATGTTCTTGGGACGACCCTTGAAGAGAATCTGAATATGATTGCAGATACGATAAGCTATATGGTATCAAAAGAGAAGGAAGTAATATTTGATGCTGAACACTTTTTTGATGGTTATAAAAACAATCCCGAGTACGCATTAAGCACATTGAGAGCAGCAGTAGATGCGGGAGCTAGGGCACTGGTCCTTTGCGATACAAACGGGGGAGCCTTTCCCGATGAAATCTATGAAATCACTAAGAAAGTGATAGAAGAGTTCGGAGTTGATGTGGGAATCCATTGTCATAACGACGGAGGAATGGCTGTTGCAAATTCCATTATGTCAGTAGAGGCGGGCGCTAACCAAGTTCAAGGGACGTTTTTGGGAATAGGAGAAAGGTGCGGAAATGCGAACCTGTCAACTATAGTGCCTAACTTGCAGATTAAAAGAGGCTATGACTGCATACCGGAAGAAAACCTTCAAAACCTGACCACTGCAGCCAGATACATCGCAGAGATATCAAACCTGACATTAGATCATTCAATGCCATATGTTGGGAACAACGCATTCGCTCACAAGGGTGGAATGCACGTTGACGGCATAATCAAGGCAAAGGGCAGTTTTGAACATATCGATCCCGAGCTGGTTGGAAACGATAGAAAGTTCATCATGAGCGAGGTCTCGGGAAAAAACACCATAATCAGCAGGATCAAGAAGGTGGATCCAAGCTTGACGAAAGATTCCCCGGAAACAAAGGAGATTTTGGATCTGCTCAAGAGGCTGGAGCACGAAGGCTATCAATTCGAGGGAGCGGAAGCTTCCTTCGACCTGGTGATCAGAAAGCATTTAGGCAGATACACGCCATTTTTCATCCTGGACCATTACAAGATAATCGAAGAGGAAAAACAGGGAGAAGATGACTGTACAGCTTCTGCGCTGATCAAGGTCATAGTAAAGGGCAGAGAGGAAATGACAGCTGCCGAGGGCAACGGACCTGTCAATGCCATCGACAAGGCGATCAGAAAGGCTTTGGAGGTATTCTATGAAAACCTTAAGGATTTTCACCTGGTGGACTTCAAGGTTAGGGTCTTGGATGGAGCGAATACTGCTGCAAAGGTAAGAGTTTTAATCGACTCGACAGACGGACAGGAATTTTGGAGCACGATAGGAGTCTCTACGAACATCATCGAAGCCAGTGTGGGTGCCCTTGTAGACTCTATAGAGTACAAGCTAATCAAAGATTTGGAGCAGAAGTGA
- a CDS encoding Veg family protein: MNNKLTLNQIKEGLEHYVGHRVRLQANKSRKRVVVKEGVIEGIYPSIFVIKIEEENRNPRKMSFCYSDLLTHNVELTLCENDESIVYG, translated from the coding sequence ATGAATAACAAGCTAACTCTTAACCAGATTAAAGAGGGATTGGAACACTATGTAGGTCACAGGGTAAGGTTACAGGCAAACAAGAGCAGAAAAAGAGTCGTGGTCAAAGAAGGAGTAATCGAGGGGATTTACCCAAGCATATTTGTGATAAAGATAGAGGAAGAAAACAGAAATCCGAGGAAGATGTCTTTTTGCTACTCAGATTTACTGACGCACAATGTGGAGCTTACTTTGTGTGAAAATGATGAAAGCATAGTTTATGGATAA
- the leuB gene encoding 3-isopropylmalate dehydrogenase, whose translation MDYKIAVIKGDGIGPEVVDSALEILDAVGAKYGHRFHYTEVLAGGCAYDDCENPLPKETLDVCKASDAVVLGAVGGPKWDDLPGEKRPEAALLGLRKELGLFANLRPAILFGALKDACPLKPEIIKDGLDICVVRELTGGIYFGDRGFKDTDMGPAAYDIEIYAEKEVERIAKVAFDMAMKREKKVMSVDKANILESSRLWRKTVEKVAKDYHEVSLDHMYVDNASMQLIRDPKQFDVIVTTNMFGDILSDEASMITGSIGMLPSASLGGDNKGMYEPVHGSAPDIAGQGKANPLATILSMAMMLKYSFGLGEESDCIEEAVTKALDAGYRTGDIANEGEKVISTAEMTAAVKSYL comes from the coding sequence ATGGATTATAAAATAGCTGTTATAAAAGGAGACGGCATCGGTCCTGAAGTGGTTGACTCCGCTTTGGAGATACTGGATGCGGTGGGAGCAAAATACGGACATAGATTCCACTATACTGAAGTTTTGGCGGGAGGCTGTGCCTATGACGATTGCGAGAATCCTCTGCCAAAAGAGACACTGGATGTCTGCAAGGCGAGCGACGCAGTCGTGCTTGGTGCGGTAGGAGGACCTAAATGGGATGATCTGCCCGGTGAAAAAAGACCTGAGGCGGCGCTTCTTGGACTGAGAAAAGAGCTGGGACTTTTTGCGAACCTGAGGCCGGCAATACTTTTCGGAGCATTGAAGGATGCCTGTCCCTTAAAGCCTGAGATAATAAAAGATGGTTTGGACATATGCGTCGTCAGGGAGCTGACAGGCGGAATATATTTTGGAGACAGAGGCTTTAAGGACACTGATATGGGTCCGGCAGCTTACGATATTGAAATATATGCCGAAAAGGAAGTCGAGCGCATAGCTAAAGTAGCTTTTGACATGGCAATGAAAAGAGAAAAGAAAGTCATGAGCGTGGACAAGGCAAATATCCTTGAGAGCTCAAGGCTTTGGAGAAAGACTGTAGAAAAGGTTGCAAAAGATTACCATGAGGTTTCCTTGGATCACATGTATGTGGACAATGCTTCCATGCAGCTGATAAGGGATCCAAAGCAGTTTGACGTAATAGTCACCACCAATATGTTCGGAGACATACTCTCGGACGAGGCAAGCATGATTACAGGGTCTATAGGCATGCTTCCAAGTGCCAGCCTGGGTGGAGACAACAAAGGCATGTATGAGCCCGTACACGGCTCTGCGCCGGATATTGCAGGGCAAGGCAAGGCAAATCCCTTAGCGACAATTCTTTCAATGGCAATGATGCTGAAGTATTCATTTGGACTTGGAGAAGAATCTGACTGCATAGAAGAAGCAGTAACTAAAGCTCTTGACGCAGGCTATAGAACCGGAGACATAGCAAATGAAGGGGAAAAGGTAATTTCCACAGCTGAAATGACAGCTGCTGTAAAATCCTATCTTTAA
- a CDS encoding 2-isopropylmalate synthase: MGKRIIFFDTTLRDGEQSPGCSMNNKEKLQMAKQLEKLNVDFIEAGFAASSPGDFESVKSIAEGIKNSGVAVLARAVKNDIDKGWEAVKNAVNPRIHTFIATSDIHMKYKLKMDPEDVIKRAEEMVSYAAGFAPEVEFSAEDATRSEPAFLARIFDKVIQAGAKVINIPDTVGYTTPDEFYNFINEIKIRSDYLDKAIISVHCHNDLGLGVANTLAAARAGATQFECTINGIGERAGNAALEELVMILDTRRDLYNCDFGINTREIMKTSNLLTMITGVHVQPNKAIVGANAFAHESGIHQHGMLSHENTYEIMKPETIGLSKSKMVLGKHSGRHAFKERLETLGYELTKEELNIAFEQFKDLADKKKQVYDRDIEAIVAKRAIELTEAYKLDRYVINSGNTITSTAVVTLECEDGKVEKVATGDGPVDASFNAISKFIDLEIKLEDYALQAVTEGTDALGEAVVKVSFGEKMYTGRGLSTDIVESSINAYLGAVNKVLEDQKGDDK; encoded by the coding sequence ATGGGGAAAAGAATAATATTTTTCGATACCACGCTGCGTGATGGAGAGCAATCTCCCGGATGTAGCATGAACAACAAGGAAAAACTGCAAATGGCAAAGCAGTTGGAGAAACTTAATGTGGACTTTATAGAGGCTGGATTTGCTGCGTCTTCGCCAGGGGATTTCGAATCGGTAAAGAGCATAGCCGAAGGGATAAAAAACTCAGGCGTGGCCGTATTGGCTAGAGCCGTGAAAAATGACATAGACAAAGGCTGGGAAGCCGTCAAAAATGCAGTAAATCCAAGGATTCACACCTTTATAGCTACTTCAGACATCCATATGAAGTATAAGCTCAAGATGGACCCTGAGGATGTCATTAAAAGAGCGGAAGAAATGGTATCTTACGCTGCAGGCTTTGCGCCTGAAGTAGAGTTTTCTGCTGAGGACGCCACTAGAAGCGAGCCCGCATTTTTGGCAAGGATTTTCGACAAGGTTATCCAAGCCGGAGCGAAGGTCATAAACATACCGGATACCGTGGGATACACTACTCCGGATGAATTCTATAATTTCATAAATGAAATAAAAATCAGGTCAGACTATCTGGACAAAGCTATAATATCTGTACATTGCCATAACGATTTGGGTCTTGGAGTTGCAAATACTTTGGCTGCGGCTAGAGCGGGGGCGACTCAGTTCGAGTGCACCATAAACGGAATCGGAGAGCGTGCGGGAAATGCCGCCCTTGAAGAGCTTGTAATGATACTGGATACAAGAAGAGATTTATACAACTGTGATTTTGGTATAAATACCAGAGAAATCATGAAGACCAGCAATCTCCTTACAATGATAACGGGAGTGCACGTGCAACCCAACAAGGCTATCGTTGGAGCCAATGCTTTTGCTCACGAATCAGGAATTCATCAGCACGGAATGTTAAGTCATGAAAACACCTACGAGATTATGAAGCCGGAGACTATAGGTCTTTCAAAGAGCAAAATGGTTTTGGGTAAGCATTCTGGAAGGCATGCCTTCAAAGAGAGGCTCGAAACATTGGGCTACGAGCTTACTAAAGAAGAGCTGAACATTGCATTTGAGCAGTTCAAAGATTTGGCTGACAAGAAAAAGCAGGTTTATGACAGGGATATTGAAGCTATCGTCGCAAAAAGAGCGATCGAATTGACCGAAGCCTATAAACTGGACAGATATGTCATCAACAGCGGCAACACCATAACATCAACAGCAGTAGTCACCTTGGAGTGCGAAGATGGAAAGGTCGAAAAAGTGGCTACGGGAGATGGACCGGTAGATGCTTCCTTTAATGCAATCTCCAAGTTCATAGATTTGGAGATAAAGCTTGAGGACTATGCGCTGCAGGCAGTCACTGAGGGAACGGATGCTCTTGGAGAAGCAGTCGTCAAAGTGAGCTTTGGTGAGAAGATGTATACTGGGCGAGGCTTGAGCACAGACATAGTGGAATCCAGCATAAATGCTTATCTAGGAGCGGTAAACAAGGTTTTGGAAGATCAAAAGGGTGATGATAAATGA
- the argF gene encoding ornithine carbamoyltransferase → MPLNLKGRSLLTLKDYTQEEIGYLLELSRDLKAKKRMGIKGDLLVGKNIVLLFEKTSTRTRCAFEVAAFDEGANVTFLTNSQMGKKESVEDTAKVLGRFYDGIEFRGFKQETVELLARHSGVPVWNGLTDMYHPTQILADFLTIMENVPKPLREVKLVYAGDARNNVANSLMIGAAKMGMDFVAVAPKQLYPDADLIKEMQELAETNGGKVTVTDDIESGVKDADVIYTDVWVSMGEEDQFEERIKLLGPYQVNMEMLKKTGNDNVIFLHCLPAFHDLETETGMEVFQKFKIKEMEVTDEVFRSRHSKVFDEAENRMHTIKAVMCATLSL, encoded by the coding sequence ATGCCGTTGAATTTAAAGGGAAGAAGTTTGCTGACATTAAAGGATTACACCCAGGAAGAGATAGGCTATCTCTTGGAGCTGTCCAGGGATTTAAAGGCAAAAAAAAGAATGGGGATAAAGGGAGATCTGCTTGTGGGAAAGAACATAGTACTTCTTTTCGAAAAGACATCCACCAGAACCCGTTGCGCTTTCGAGGTTGCCGCATTTGACGAGGGAGCCAACGTAACATTTCTAACCAATAGTCAGATGGGCAAAAAAGAGTCTGTCGAGGATACTGCCAAGGTGTTGGGAAGATTTTACGACGGTATCGAATTTAGAGGCTTTAAACAGGAAACTGTGGAGCTTTTAGCCCGGCACTCAGGCGTTCCGGTTTGGAATGGTTTAACCGACATGTACCATCCCACCCAAATCTTGGCTGATTTTTTAACGATTATGGAAAATGTCCCGAAACCTCTTAGAGAAGTAAAGCTTGTGTACGCCGGAGATGCCAGAAATAATGTGGCTAATTCATTGATGATCGGCGCGGCGAAAATGGGCATGGATTTCGTTGCGGTCGCTCCAAAGCAGCTGTATCCGGATGCTGATCTGATTAAAGAGATGCAGGAGCTTGCCGAAACAAACGGAGGGAAAGTTACTGTCACGGACGATATTGAATCAGGCGTAAAGGATGCCGATGTGATATACACAGATGTTTGGGTTTCCATGGGAGAAGAGGATCAGTTCGAAGAGCGCATAAAGCTGCTGGGTCCCTACCAGGTAAATATGGAGATGTTAAAAAAGACCGGAAACGACAATGTGATTTTTCTTCACTGTCTTCCCGCTTTTCACGATCTAGAAACAGAAACAGGAATGGAGGTATTCCAAAAGTTTAAAATAAAGGAAATGGAAGTTACGGATGAGGTTTTCCGGAGCCGCCATTCAAAGGTTTTTGACGAAGCTGAAAACAGGATGCACACAATCAAAGCAGTGATGTGTGCCACGTTGAGCCTATAG
- a CDS encoding arginine deiminase, with protein MVQPEGKTLNINSEIGILKSVMLHRPGTELERITPEHLSEVLFEDIPWLSRMRQEHDSFAGELKSRGVEVLYVEELLKDVFKIDDVRDKILADVLEESETCDKPVKDFLYDFLKEKSVDEFAEFLIGGISKEDIRAFKKEKSLSDFIKEDHYFYINPLPNLYFMRDPAVVIGEGIAIGSMRTPIRKRESLFLRLIYDNHQIFDDIRKEPYYSQDYPYSVEGGDVLVLSEDTLAVGCSQRTGVAGIEMLADRLLKKDTHIKKLLVIQIPKVRAYMHLDTVFTMVDYDKFTIYPGILDRINVITVEKNQTGRLCYKQEKNLETGLKKHLKLDWVSLIPSGGIDPIIAAREQWNDSTNTFAIAPARVMAYGRNEVSNKVLRKNGIDVIELEASELVRGRGGPRCMSMPLYRESI; from the coding sequence ATGGTTCAGCCTGAGGGCAAGACGCTTAATATCAATTCCGAGATTGGAATCCTAAAATCTGTCATGCTGCATAGGCCAGGCACGGAGCTTGAGCGAATAACTCCTGAACACTTGTCGGAAGTCCTCTTTGAAGACATTCCATGGCTCTCTCGCATGAGGCAGGAGCACGACAGCTTTGCCGGTGAGCTTAAAAGCCGAGGTGTCGAAGTTCTTTATGTAGAAGAGCTTTTAAAGGATGTATTCAAAATTGATGATGTAAGAGACAAAATCCTGGCTGATGTCTTGGAAGAAAGCGAAACCTGCGACAAGCCTGTTAAAGATTTTTTGTATGATTTCTTAAAAGAAAAATCAGTAGATGAATTTGCCGAATTTCTTATAGGTGGAATATCAAAAGAGGATATCAGAGCTTTTAAAAAAGAAAAGTCATTATCTGATTTTATCAAAGAAGATCATTACTTTTATATAAACCCGCTGCCTAACTTGTATTTCATGAGAGATCCCGCCGTTGTAATAGGAGAGGGAATAGCGATAGGCTCCATGCGCACTCCCATCAGAAAGAGGGAGAGCTTGTTTTTAAGGCTTATATACGATAACCATCAGATCTTCGACGATATAAGAAAAGAGCCCTATTACAGCCAGGATTACCCCTACAGCGTGGAAGGTGGAGACGTTCTCGTCTTGTCTGAGGACACATTGGCGGTGGGCTGCAGCCAGCGTACCGGAGTGGCGGGCATCGAGATGCTTGCGGACAGGCTATTGAAAAAAGACACCCACATAAAAAAGCTTCTGGTCATACAGATACCAAAGGTGAGGGCCTATATGCATCTCGATACTGTTTTTACCATGGTTGATTACGATAAATTTACCATTTATCCAGGTATATTGGACAGAATTAACGTAATAACAGTTGAGAAGAATCAAACAGGAAGGCTTTGCTATAAGCAGGAGAAAAACCTGGAGACGGGACTTAAAAAGCATTTGAAGCTGGATTGGGTCAGCCTTATTCCAAGCGGAGGGATAGACCCCATAATTGCTGCCAGGGAGCAGTGGAACGACAGCACCAATACATTTGCGATAGCGCCGGCAAGGGTTATGGCGTACGGTAGAAACGAAGTATCTAACAAGGTTTTAAGAAAAAACGGGATAGATGTAATTGAGCTTGAAGCTTCAGAGCTTGTAAGGGGAAGGGGCGGCCCAAGGTGCATGAGCATGCCGTTATACAGAGAATCAATATAG
- a CDS encoding FAD-dependent oxidoreductase has product MKVLVIGGVAGGASFAARYRRLDKKSEITIIDRGEYISFANCGLPYYVGNVIDDRAKLFVHTPESMKEKFNIDVKIKNDVLKIDPSRKVVSVKNLLTGDIYEEPYDKLVIATGSSPLKPPIPGIDGNNIFTLWTIPDTDKIKNHIEKTSAKKAAVIGGGFIGIEMAENLHALGIEVSIIEMADQVMAPLDKEMSEYLHAHLKDMGVNLILEDGVKEFLPKENKTVVVTSTGKKIEADLIILSIGIKPNSFLAKDAGLTIGQRGGIVVDKAMVTSNPDIYAVGDVIEVEDFVNKVPTMIPLAGPANKQGRIAANNLAGIADYYSGTQGTAAVKVFELIASSTGTNEKTLQKLGKVKGSDYEIIKIDASNHAEYYPGSQTLHIKVIFSLSDGKILGAQIVGGDGTDKRIDILATALRLGGRINDLKELELAYAPPYSTSKDPINIIGFISEKFFD; this is encoded by the coding sequence ATGAAAGTGTTAGTAATAGGCGGTGTGGCAGGAGGTGCCAGTTTCGCTGCGAGATACAGAAGACTGGATAAAAAATCTGAAATCACAATAATCGATCGTGGAGAATATATATCCTTTGCCAATTGCGGCCTCCCTTATTATGTTGGTAATGTAATCGATGATAGGGCCAAGCTTTTTGTACACACTCCTGAATCCATGAAAGAAAAATTCAATATCGATGTAAAGATTAAAAACGATGTCCTTAAGATAGACCCTTCAAGGAAAGTAGTCTCTGTAAAAAATCTCCTTACTGGAGATATTTACGAAGAACCCTATGACAAGCTGGTGATAGCCACAGGCTCTTCTCCACTTAAACCTCCCATACCGGGAATCGACGGCAACAATATCTTTACACTTTGGACCATACCCGATACCGACAAAATCAAAAATCATATCGAAAAGACTTCCGCCAAGAAAGCAGCTGTCATAGGGGGCGGTTTCATAGGCATTGAGATGGCCGAAAATCTCCACGCACTGGGAATTGAAGTCTCCATAATTGAAATGGCAGATCAGGTAATGGCTCCTCTTGACAAGGAAATGTCTGAATATTTGCATGCGCACCTGAAAGACATGGGCGTAAATTTAATTTTGGAAGACGGAGTCAAGGAATTTCTGCCAAAGGAAAACAAAACGGTGGTAGTAACTTCAACCGGGAAAAAAATCGAAGCCGATCTTATAATTCTTTCAATCGGCATAAAACCAAACAGCTTCCTTGCAAAGGATGCTGGGCTTACTATAGGGCAAAGAGGTGGAATTGTGGTGGATAAAGCCATGGTCACTTCAAATCCAGATATTTATGCAGTTGGGGATGTTATAGAAGTTGAAGATTTCGTCAACAAAGTCCCCACTATGATACCTTTAGCAGGTCCAGCCAACAAACAGGGCAGGATAGCTGCAAACAACCTCGCAGGGATAGCCGACTATTACAGCGGAACTCAAGGCACTGCGGCAGTGAAGGTCTTTGAGCTTATAGCTTCCTCCACGGGAACCAACGAGAAAACTCTTCAGAAACTTGGCAAAGTAAAGGGGTCTGATTACGAAATTATAAAGATCGATGCATCAAACCATGCAGAATACTACCCCGGATCTCAGACTCTTCATATAAAAGTGATTTTTTCATTGTCTGACGGCAAAATTCTAGGCGCCCAAATAGTAGGAGGCGATGGCACGGACAAGAGAATAGATATCCTCGCAACAGCTCTCAGGCTTGGTGGAAGGATTAATGACTTGAAAGAATTGGAACTTGCATATGCTCCTCCTTATTCCACCTCCAAAGACCCCATAAACATAATCGGCTTTATATCCGAAAAATTTTTCGATTAA
- a CDS encoding peptidylprolyl isomerase, whose protein sequence is MSKVLANVNGKSITENDLDFLLSTIPPQQAAAYSNPEAKQGLLEELIAHELFYFEALDNNIEEDETFKKELELTKEKLIKSYAISSYLMKAEVTEEDAKAFYDENPQNFKENLQYGASHILVDTKEEHDEVLAAITSGESFEDLAQKHSKCPSNEKGGDLGFFAKGQMVKEFDDALEAMAVNEIKGDVKTTYGYHIIKLTDKKPENTLAYGDVRDKIKNYLLQGKQNDMFVNKVEDLKNKYNVEYIK, encoded by the coding sequence ATGAGCAAAGTTTTAGCAAACGTAAATGGGAAGTCCATAACTGAAAATGACCTTGATTTTCTATTAAGCACGATACCACCACAACAGGCAGCGGCATACTCTAATCCCGAAGCAAAGCAAGGTCTTTTGGAAGAGCTTATCGCCCACGAATTATTTTATTTTGAGGCTTTGGACAACAACATCGAGGAAGACGAGACCTTCAAAAAAGAACTTGAACTTACAAAAGAGAAGCTTATCAAAAGCTACGCAATCAGCAGCTATCTTATGAAAGCAGAGGTTACCGAAGAAGACGCTAAGGCTTTTTATGACGAGAACCCTCAAAACTTTAAAGAGAACCTACAATACGGCGCAAGCCATATACTGGTAGATACAAAGGAAGAACACGACGAAGTCTTGGCTGCGATCACATCGGGAGAATCTTTCGAAGATTTAGCTCAAAAGCATTCTAAATGCCCTTCAAATGAGAAAGGCGGAGATCTTGGTTTCTTTGCCAAGGGACAAATGGTCAAGGAATTTGACGATGCCCTTGAAGCAATGGCTGTCAACGAAATAAAAGGCGATGTAAAGACTACATATGGCTACCACATTATCAAGCTCACCGATAAGAAACCCGAAAACACTCTAGCATATGGTGATGTAAGAGATAAGATTAAAAACTACCTGCTTCAAGGAAAGCAAAACGACATGTTCGTAAACAAGGTGGAAGACCTTAAAAACAAGTACAACGTAGAATATATAAAATAA